tttttgatgtttttttattttattttactgaacgttgattgaagttttgaatttaaaatgcccttcacttggacttgggcttttgttaggcattttatgttacagccttttattgttaaaaaagtttatctcaatacaatgttacaaaataaagtatttctgatgaaaactattattattgtcattcttgttttcataattaatgtagaactactaaattccacgaagcacacattttttccccaaaaaaaggtcacatattaatatgcgattaatcgcgtgttaactatggacaatgcgattaatcgcgattaaaaaatttaatcgcctgacagctctatttTGCATATAATATAGATTTTTCTTTCATCCATGATTGTTAAAGTGAAAGATAAAAATTCAGACGCCAGCTTCAGCTTTGTATAGGTACggcagataaataaaaacaaaaatggtctctaaaactggtattttctaaaaataacaaaggccaggaatttattaaaaaaaataactgcacTGCCGAGGCAAAGCGAATGTCTGCTGCTCTGTGTGGTGTGTTTAATTTGCgtatataaatattaatgagttaatcataatttttaaatcacatgCGTTAATGCGTCATTGTGCGCGGGCCTAAAAATAACAACCCACCTTTTgaataactttatttgtaaCATCCTCGTAACAAAAAAATCacgaattaatcgcaaatctggaaaaaattaactGTGATTAatcgtatttatttatatttagttGCTGTATTTGCAAGaatgcttatttggtatcattttaatcagtacaaCTTCTCCTaggtgacactacctttattttgtcatttttccttttccttttttgttataTTCACACAATAGACATAAAAAcgtgcaaaaacagaaaattctgcctgaaaaaaattgtatttattttgctgtagaaaccccaaaaatgtttaacaaacttttttttacaacatagaatgatttttttaaggtgtaattttataaaaacaagaataaaatttgtcggaaaactaatcaacatatttttgaatgaaaatacataaaaacccaggctaaagtcacaccaggcagcccaaaaagtgagaatttctctcctaagaacTCTGTGGCCTACAATTTCCTATAATTCTATTTCCCTTTTCTCCAGCTTTTCCTTCATAAACTTGCTTTATTATACttgtgaaaaatagtaaaacatttttaggggagaagtttgatccagctggatttcaggttagttgctcacaggtgggggggtgtctgtcttctctgaactGCTCGCTTTCCGCGGCATCGGGGGTAGGACTTTCCCCGGAGTTTCCTTATTTTTTAGACAACGCTggtgcttgttattgtggaaaatccatgtaggtccccatcccaaataaaatattggtcAGTTTCGTCCTTGGATTTCTCATGGCAGACAGCTGCATTTTGCTCCGCCCTTCATAGCAGGTGCTCTGCTGCTACATTACAGCCACCAGACAGACGTTAATTCgccgccttatttattaaaatagaagatcggttttgtccaaaaactacaaataaatgccatattagctctttaatttaataaaatcttaatcactggatgtaaaaaaagtttaagtttgttttagactgagttttattacgctgatctcacagcagAACGCCTGAGCGCGAAGAATAAATactaacaaattaattatgttttattaatcgcGCGCGTTAACGCGTCAACATTCGTAGCCCTAAAATTtcccaaatgtttttgttccctTCACTAACTTGGAGATTTCAGTCTAGCAGTCTCTGCTTTAAGAAAATAGCAGATGGATTTTGGGCGGGTGACCGACCCAATCGACGTGCGTCAATAATGAGTTGGATGTGGTGGACAtaatccagtagtttttcaaaataaaatgtccttcAGATTCAgatgagaaataaaacaaagcaaatgtaggttgttttttctttccttccgCCAATGTAACAGTTACTCGCATAGAAAAAGGCTACTCTACCCCATTCTCCCATTGAAGGGAATCCTGGATTtggtgacatcacttcctgtaaGGAGCTTTCAGAGGGTTTGTCTATATAGAAGAAATAATCCAAAATAGTTTCTCATATCATCTTCTGAAGAGTTTGAGTAGTTCTCGCAGAAGCTCTGACAAGCTGTAGGTTCTGCTCAGTCTGCTTCTTTGCTCACAGGCTGTTCTGCTCTCAGGAATAAAAGAGGTGACGGTGTAAAGAGGTCACCAAAGACCCCACGGACAGACGTGCTCACCTCCTGGTCGTCCATGTTGCTGGAGCAGCGGATGAGTGTGGCCCAGCCTTTAGGGTGCAGCTGCAGGGATGTGATGCAGTTCCCTCTGTCCCTCTCTCCAGGGATTTCTGGAGTCAAAACCTCCAGGCTGTTCCGAGGAGAAAGGCCTGTGAGGAGGAAGAGCAGAGCAGGTAAACATCTCCCCTCAAGTGCCATGGGTCACTGCATTTCAGGAGGACGCTGAGCGACCTTCTCTGTGAGGGTGAATCTTGCTGGAGTCGTTTCCCTGGCGTGGAGCAGCTGATCTGGACGCTGATGTGCCTCCATCTGTAAAACCACAAACAGCTTTAGAGGAGGTCATCAATCAGCAGAGGACATATGAAAAGCCTTCATTTCATGAGAAAAGATTTTCAgctggaatgaaaaaaaacgattgaggagaaaaaacaagaacGGGTTTGGATGTTTGCAtgaagcagctgcagagagTGTTGGTGATGCtggtgggggcggggctaaaacCACTGTTGTTCTCCCTGGAGCTTTAAGTCCAACTTTGATCACGTTTTGGTCTCATCTAAAAAAGATAGATATTTTTTGCCACCATCAAGTGTGTTGTCCACAGTGATGGATATCTTTGTGTTATAGCAAAATAAACCTACCGTACCTCAATTCTATTGGTATTTTCCATGATCGATTATCTATTTATGTCATTtggaaaccattttttaaattttataagtCGATCGACTCGATTGACAACCTTACTCAGATGGATTAATCTGATTGGGTTTTAGGAATAGAAACTGATGCATCAATTAGGCATTACACTCCAACATAGACGCTTCCATCTTACAGTCACTTGTAGTttgaagctgcgttcacaccaaacgtgaaTTGTGCGTCAGGGGCGTCCAGCTCCactgttaagtcaatgtacagatgcgATGAGAGGTCCAGCAGCACGTTCTGGCATCGCAGCGTAAGATTTTTAGAGTTCAAATAGAAGACTCTttgtgtcaaccaatcagaaacCCAGCTTTGGCCTGTGACTACTtcaatcagtgggtggagtccaaaaccaacatggaggagaaacctgatcattttcttcttcaactttataatatttttattgtttgaagcaagagaacaaatgaatgaatctttgaatgatctcatgaacccaaacatgaagACGTTATTACTGATTTTTTAGTatagctcttcaaaataaataaatctgatctctaAACATCATCTCAGTCTTCTGTGTACTGTAAACCAGAGGTATcaaacctttttcaggccagaCCGGATTATCCCTGGAACATCATCTCCAGATGATTTTCACCccagcaaaagtatttacatgatgttcaatatgttgcatttttctgagtgtcacagggtaaagtctcacatgtcccaggaatgggtggaccaaaagAAGTTTCcagaatcattatttttttttttagaaagtttttctTCTCAATTTCCTAATTTTCAAGCACGTTTTTTTAGATCttcttatgtgttttattttccattttgttacataaatcacagttaaaaataaaagaaaactgctctaatttatcatgtgttttcTCCGAGGCGTTCAGGGTCAGCGTGGTCATTGGTCAAAACAGacttttctgcagaaacatctACATTGATGCGACACTTCTGTGATTTTCTCCTTATGATCCCACATATTGacctaaaactgtgttttgagCTAATCAGAGCATACCAACCTGAGCTGAGCGGGGTCCGTCGTGCTCGCAGCATGCGGTAGCTGCCCACCTCTAGGGACTGCGTGAGGTCCAGATCGTGCAGGATCAGCAGGTACCCTGAGGACGTGGAGATGAGCATCTTGGAGCAGTCCGGCGTCAGGCGCATCCTCATCAAGTAGCGAGTGTGGAAGAACTTTTTATGGGGGCAGCCGTCCTCTGTGAACCTGCAGAGGACGGAGAAACTGGTCTGACTACATCCTCGAGTCAAACGATCTTTTAAGGATTGAACTCCAGCCGCTGAAACGTCTGCATGAAGACCTCCTCACGAGACCTACCTGTTGGTGTCCCACGTGATGACGTTCCCGTCGAAGCCGGAGGTGACGAGCAGGCGGGTGTTGGTGTCGTACTCGATGTTCTTCACCCAGCTGGCGTGTCCGTGCAGCGAGCACACCTTGGAGTTCAGCTTTCGCAGATCCCACAGCGCGATGGTGGTGTCGTCAGAGCAGGTGGCAAACAAACGATTGTCCAGAAACCTGCAGAAAGAGCACGTTAGCCGACCTTTCTGCAGCTACAGCAGAACCCCCAAAAATCACAAGAACCTGATGTTGTTGACGCAGTCCTCGTGGGCCTCCGCCAGCGTTTTGATGTGCCGCGATGAGATGGGGTCGAAAAGCAGCACCTCCGTCTGCTCGCAGGCCACCGTGAGGACAGACCTGGGGTGCAAAAGCAGACGCAGGGCATCAACGGGGAGGGGGCAAAGGAAACGCTCTCCTTCTAACCAGAACTTCCACTCTTATACAGATGATGGTTTTCTTCCAACAGATCAGACCAACCAGTTCTCAGAACTGCAAACTTGTGACCCCTCAACTTTCTGTGTCTGCAACTCTGCGACCCCAAGGAGCTCCAAAAGATTTGGATACAACAAACATCTAATTCTTCAGAGAAGAAACCTGGGAGTAACATCTGACCAGGATCGGCCTCCACATCGCAGATTTCTCCAACCAGGAGCAGCTAGAGAACAACCTGACAGACAGAATGACTgagctttctgggaccagcgggtacttcctgtttggaacaccagagggaggagtcactttgtccagttctcattcACTGTTAAGGAGATAAACTATCCTGTTTTCAGTCTGATCTGAAACTCTGCTCAGCTGTCATTTTAAGGGCCCATATCATGCTTTCTTAAACTTTTTAGAGGAAACTGTATTTATatacattagggctgccacgtttagtcgactaatcgagtatTAAAGTAcgtgacgactaatttaatagtcgattagtcgttactttatataatATGGAGCCAAAGTGTAGTAAAAAGAAAGGTGTgatggcattctgttagctttttttgactattttggcttttattaatgtttgttaggttattttggagtttagctaatttacaGCTTCATGCTAGATATTTAGGccaattaaagatttttttcttcagtttttttaggctaatttgctatttaactaacattttagctagctatcagcttcagcattttcagcaatccaTTTCAGCACCTTTagcaatcagcactagcatcttcagtggccaaattcagttttaggtagtttaaagctaatgatgttaagatgtgtactttacatccagtttgcacatgacccgattagtcgattattctgaaaaaaataatctgtgattagtcaactattagcATTataatttgtggcagcactaatatatgtgatcatatatctCTGGTACactaaaaaactcatttttttcaccAGCTCCTTTTTCTATCCAGAAATAAGAGGTTTCAATCTCATTACATCAACCTAGAGTCGTCCTCTGCAGAGAGCTGTTGTAATTTCCGTAGATTAGGACCAAAAAGAACCACTTCTTCGCAGAGTCGACGCTaaatttgaagcattttaccAATCCCTGCTATCTTCATGAAGTAAGAGGGTgcgactcttcctggaaggagcAATTCCTCCACATTCATTTGTATGAGAGTGAGGACCCAGTCATTCTCAGGGATTGGGAGGGGATAATGTCAGagatgaatgaatcaaaattccactttggggttgttttttgtgatgaattaacattataatacacttgaaagttcaaaaaaagttgagttttgCATGATATGTTCcccttaaaaaaagtcacactGATGAAAAGAAACAAGGAAAACTAAAATAGATCAAGGTAAACTTCTCTGCAGCTGTGGTGACCCAGAAACAAGAAGAACCAACATCCAGGTCAGTCCTGAAGGCCACCAAAGCAGACAGTTTGGGGTCAGACAGGTGTAAATAAAAAACGAGGAATGCAACCCTAACTGTAGAGTTTAAGGGGGGTGATGATGTCATGCCTATTAGCAgatactttgatttaaaaaaaaaaatgggggggATTTTTTGAATTAAGACTGGAGAGACTTGCTGCTGCATTGAAAAGACCCACTGCAATAAAAATGAGAttactggtgtttttaacacggtCTTGGGTCATTTTTCTCACGATAAAAATATcagctaatctagtgaccatccaTGTAAGacagtttttcgcaaagacttctgggaaatttccagtgcactcgattttggaattagtagattttgGGGggatgcactatatagtgattaggggggaattcagacacaaccttatacagtcaatgttgcatgttaatgttagcttgggtttcTGAGGAACTGGcaagaaagtgtaaacagagagctctcagtaacaaCAAAGAGCAGTGGGCGGAGTTGCTCAGTagcaacagccccgcccaccattccagaggtggatttctaatgaactaggccgctctgcagaaactatgtcctagaaaacgacaaaggtttcatattattttgtcactttaacaatagataaaaagatgatcagagtgggacttcaacaataaagaaaacaacgGGCGTCACGTGCAAGGACACCCCCGCTCTCTCCAGGTATACAGTACGAGAGCAGTGTCCGCGTGCCCAGACAGCGACGTCCACTCACGCAAACAAAGATGACCCAGACTGCTCAGCCTGACCTGCTTCGGTTGCAGGATTTACCTCCTGATCAGCTGACCTCTGGCTGTGCTCGTCTGCGTGTCAAGTCAACTTAGTTCACTTGACCAGTTAGTATTCGAGCTCAGACATGTTCCTGCACTTTACTCAAACAAAACATGAGGCACGTGAACTCACCACCCCCTAGTTCTAGTCTTACCCGTCCGGGGAGTACTCGAGGTTAAACACGGCTCCGTGGGTCTGGGTGCTCAGGTTCACCGACTCAACTGCAGGATTCATGGAGCAGTACAGGCTGGTCATTGTCCTGAAATTGTCCCTGGCGGGGTCCACAAACAGCCCCCGCCTCACAATCCTCCTCTGCAGCCAGGAAAACAGGCTGCCGCCGTCCGAACCCGAGCTCGGGCCGCTCGCTGTCCGCGACGGGGCCGAAGGCGTGCCGCGTGCCTCCCGCTCCCCGAGCCCCGGAGACCCGGCTGCACCTCCCGGGCGCTCCTCGCTGTTGCGCCTCGCGGGGGGACGAACTCCGCTGGCAACGTCGCGTTCCTCGTGCGGGGCGTCGGCGTGCAGCTCTTCGTCTTTGTTGGAGCTGTTCCCGGGCCTGTCCTGCGGCGCGCCGGCGTCCTCTCCGCCGGGCTCCGAGCTCATTGTGGCGGCCGCTGCTGCGCTGAGTCAACGGCGAAAAACGAACCGAGCCTAGTCACCCACCGAACATGGATCCGCCTCCGCGCCCTCAGGCTGCTCAGACAGACGGTTTCATCTGGGTCGGAACCGATGTCTGAAGGTCCGGTTTCACAGACTCCCGCTGCGCCGGGCAAGAGCATAGGGATTGTGACCGGAAGACAAAGACcagcccttcaaaataaaggccgAGCGCTAGCGTAAAACATCAGGAggattaagaaaataattttaagtctgacagtttttaaaacatgcatTACAAAGTTACTGTTCAGAGTTCACAATCTCAAGATATTAaagatgttgttgttgttactaATCTGAGTAAATCTGTCAAGATAAGAAAAACGTACTTGTAATTTCGAACACTATTatagatctttaaaaaatagaagtaatattttatcttattttacaTGTGCATTAACATGaagacaatttaaattaaaaatagcttGTCTTATTGGAACAACTTCACTTTGTTtttcagacaaaagaaaataaataaataacatcgATTTCCGCTTCCGCGTTGGTTGTTTAcgtaaacctttatttaaaaaaatgagtgaacaacacattttttacatttatgctaACTGACGTATAAAGTAGCGTTcagattgatgtttttttcattaaaaatactaatatatggaagacaaaaatatgcattcaaacagtttttttcgtacattttaacagatttcaggccttttgtggcatttttgaactcattggttttatttttataccttttaatgaacaaaaaaggCATTTCTTGCTATGATTAATATATTTCCATTCACGGACACACAATTTAGcacaaattaatttgatttaggAAATGTTTGGAGGAGGAATTCCAGGATTTCCAGTGAAGCGGCTTTCTGCTGCCACCTGCTGTACAAATACTGGTATTGCATTAAGCTGCTTAGATCAGTTTATTTATGTCAGTCACACAGTTTTACATCAAAAAGCCACAAAGTCGTGGCGGTTTATAGTTCCATTTattatttcctaatttttttttatcattaagaaatcatattttattcaaactcCCAGATGGAGAATAGAACTATGGCAGAAAtttcagaacattttcaaaagatCTGGAGTCTaaaatgaaaacgtttttaTAAATCGCCTtcgaataataataataaaaaaaagtacaaaggcctgttttttttgtttgtttgtttgttttttgcaacaTCCTGGATGAATCATAGTCGGACAACATAGCAAATTTTTGCACTGTTTTATTTGCATAGTTTTAGTTATTATAAATTGTAGAGGCAGGTTAAAGTGGGCATTTAGGATCACAGTAATTGAACTAAGGAGAAAATCAACACCAAAATCAGCCAACcatcatcttaaaaataattcaggGATTAAAGATCTGACGTCTGAGCAGAAGCCTATAGAAACTAGTCCATGGGTTCATCTTTAGTCAACCTGGACTATTGTAACATCAAAGAAATCAACCAGGAACCTGAAAGTTATTCAGAGCTCTGCTGCTCAGGTTCTCACAAGtacctaaaaaataaaccacattggtcgagttctgaggtctttcttctgtttttagtcTACCAGAGGGTAGattttgaagacccactctgatgaaaattgtgtccTAACATGTTCTATTAGCATTTtcttcatgatggaggacatata
The genomic region above belongs to Oryzias melastigma strain HK-1 linkage group LG22, ASM292280v2, whole genome shotgun sequence and contains:
- the wdr32 gene encoding DDB1- and CUL4-associated factor 10, whose amino-acid sequence is MSSEPGGEDAGAPQDRPGNSSNKDEELHADAPHEERDVASGVRPPARRNSEERPGGAAGSPGLGEREARGTPSAPSRTASGPSSGSDGGSLFSWLQRRIVRRGLFVDPARDNFRTMTSLYCSMNPAVESVNLSTQTHGAVFNLEYSPDGSVLTVACEQTEVLLFDPISSRHIKTLAEAHEDCVNNIRFLDNRLFATCSDDTTIALWDLRKLNSKVCSLHGHASWVKNIEYDTNTRLLVTSGFDGNVITWDTNRFTEDGCPHKKFFHTRYLMRMRLTPDCSKMLISTSSGYLLILHDLDLTQSLEVGSYRMLRARRTPLSSDGGTSASRSAAPRQGNDSSKIHPHREGLSPRNSLEVLTPEIPGERDRGNCITSLQLHPKGWATLIRCSSNMDDQEWTCVYEFQEGAPTRPLVSPRCSLRLTHYIEEANVGRGYIKELCFSPDGRLICSPYGYGVRLLAFDERCSELADCLPVQTSCLREVRSIYSHSDVVLTTKFSPTHCQLASGCLSGRVALYQPKF